One region of Roseicitreum antarcticum genomic DNA includes:
- a CDS encoding RSP_2647 family RNA methyltransferase has protein sequence MTHTPLPVIRLNPKAQARAIRHGFPWVFADELVTDRRTRALTPGTLAVLEDTERAPLGVVTINPNSKIIVRILDRDPGAVVDTDWLTAKLRHALALRERLYPAPFYRLIHAEADGLPGVIIDRFGDLAVIQPNAAWAEVLIEPLADALVAVTGVTTVVKNGTSRVRGLEGLPDETLVLRGDVTGPVAVPMNGATYMADVLGGQKTGLFYDQRPNHAFAAGLAGGARVLDMFAHVGGFGLAALAGGASHALAVDSSAPALDLATQGAEAMGAGARFATRQGDAFTVLEALGTEGAQFDLVVCDPPAFAPGKKALDAGLRAYERVARLAAPLVSPGGYLVLCSCSHAAELAAFRTACTRGIGRGGRAAQLIHTGFAGADHPQHPQLAETGYLKALFFRMMD, from the coding sequence ATGACACACACACCCCTCCCCGTGATCCGCCTTAACCCAAAGGCACAGGCCCGCGCCATCCGGCATGGCTTTCCTTGGGTTTTCGCCGATGAGCTTGTAACCGATCGCCGCACCCGCGCGCTGACCCCTGGCACCTTGGCGGTGCTGGAGGATACAGAGCGCGCGCCCCTTGGCGTCGTCACGATCAACCCGAACTCGAAGATCATCGTGCGGATCCTCGACCGTGATCCCGGCGCGGTGGTCGACACCGACTGGCTGACGGCAAAGCTGCGCCACGCGCTGGCCCTGCGCGAACGCCTGTATCCCGCGCCCTTCTACCGGCTGATCCATGCCGAGGCCGACGGCCTGCCGGGCGTCATCATCGACCGTTTCGGCGATCTGGCGGTGATCCAGCCCAATGCCGCCTGGGCCGAGGTGCTGATCGAGCCGCTGGCAGATGCCCTCGTGGCCGTCACCGGCGTCACAACCGTGGTCAAGAATGGCACCAGCCGGGTGCGCGGGCTGGAAGGTCTGCCGGATGAAACACTGGTGCTGCGCGGCGATGTGACCGGCCCGGTTGCGGTGCCGATGAACGGGGCCACCTATATGGCCGACGTGCTGGGCGGGCAGAAAACCGGCCTGTTCTATGACCAGCGGCCCAATCACGCCTTTGCTGCCGGGCTGGCTGGCGGGGCGCGGGTGCTTGACATGTTCGCCCATGTCGGCGGCTTCGGGCTGGCCGCCCTTGCCGGGGGGGCTTCGCACGCGCTGGCGGTCGACAGCTCTGCCCCCGCGCTGGATCTGGCCACCCAAGGTGCCGAGGCCATGGGCGCGGGCGCGCGCTTTGCCACCCGTCAGGGCGATGCCTTCACCGTGTTGGAGGCCCTGGGGACCGAGGGTGCGCAGTTCGACCTGGTGGTTTGTGACCCGCCCGCCTTCGCGCCTGGCAAGAAGGCGCTGGATGCAGGTTTGCGCGCGTACGAACGTGTGGCGCGCCTTGCCGCACCCTTGGTCAGCCCGGGCGGCTATCTGGTACTGTGTTCATGCTCGCATGCCGCCGAACTCGCCGCTTTCCGCACGGCGTGCACACGCGGCATCGGGCGGGGCGGGCGTGCGGCGCAGCTGATCCACACCGGATTCGCCGGGGCCGACCACCCGCAACACCCGCAACTTGCGGAAACCGGCTATCTGAAGGCGCTGTTTTTCCGCATGATGGACTGA
- a CDS encoding glucokinase: MSPSAPSNPMTPNLVADVGGTNTRVALADGAVLRGGSIRRFANTEHPSLEAVLSTYLAQTGGTRVAGTCVAIAGPVSPSIGRLTNLDWAITPGALCEATGAGRALLLNDLQAQGHALDQVPDSHRRSVLPGTGSAPAKGATRLVIGLGTGFNAAPVYQGAAGVLVPAAEAGHTLMPQRDDRDVALARWLEASLGFASVEDVLSGRGWARLYHWHALVAGSVAEDAAQKPVGDIMAELAAGDPLAEAAARHFVSLFGRVAGALTLNSLPYGGVGLIGGVARAFAPYLDRFGFGAAFLDHGRFSTFLQDFPVFMVEDDYAALMGCAAHLHSQKHT; the protein is encoded by the coding sequence ATGTCCCCTTCTGCCCCTTCCAACCCGATGACCCCCAATCTGGTCGCCGATGTGGGGGGGACGAATACCCGCGTGGCGCTGGCAGATGGCGCTGTGCTGCGCGGCGGCAGCATCCGGCGGTTCGCCAATACCGAACATCCCTCGCTGGAGGCGGTGCTGAGCACCTATCTGGCCCAGACCGGCGGCACCCGGGTGGCGGGCACCTGCGTCGCCATCGCGGGTCCGGTGTCGCCCAGCATCGGGCGGCTGACCAATCTGGATTGGGCGATCACGCCCGGGGCCCTGTGCGAAGCGACGGGTGCGGGCCGGGCGCTGCTGCTCAACGACCTTCAGGCCCAGGGGCACGCGCTGGACCAGGTGCCTGACAGCCATCGCCGCTCCGTATTGCCGGGCACGGGGAGCGCGCCCGCCAAAGGGGCCACGCGCCTTGTCATCGGGCTGGGCACCGGGTTCAACGCGGCGCCGGTCTATCAGGGTGCGGCGGGCGTGCTGGTCCCGGCTGCTGAGGCCGGGCACACCCTGATGCCGCAGCGCGACGACCGCGATGTGGCATTGGCGCGCTGGCTAGAGGCATCGCTGGGCTTTGCCTCGGTCGAGGATGTGCTGTCGGGAAGGGGCTGGGCGCGGCTGTACCACTGGCACGCGCTGGTCGCGGGCAGCGTGGCGGAAGACGCGGCGCAGAAACCGGTGGGCGACATCATGGCCGAACTGGCCGCAGGCGATCCGCTGGCAGAAGCGGCGGCGCGGCATTTCGTGTCGCTCTTCGGGCGGGTTGCGGGGGCGCTGACGCTCAACAGTCTGCCCTATGGCGGGGTCGGCCTGATCGGCGGCGTGGCGCGCGCCTTCGCCCCTTATCTGGACCGCTTCGGCTTTGGCGCGGCGTTTCTGGACCATGGGCGGTTCAGCACCTTCCTGCAAGATTTCCCGGTCTTCATGGTTGAGGATGATTATGCCGCCCTGATGGGCTGCGCGGCGCATCTGCACAGCCAGAAACACACCTGA
- the edd gene encoding phosphogluconate dehydratase, giving the protein MTIDPRIEAVTDRIRARSKDSRQRYLDQMTRASEAGPVRAHLSCGNQAHAYAATEGDKDALAKGRAPNLGIITAYNDMLSAHQPFETYPNQIKEAARRAGGTAQVAGGVPAMCDGVTQGQPGMELSLFSRDVIALAAGVALSHNCFDAAVWLGVCDKIVPGMIIAAATFGHLPSVFIPAGPMTSGLPNDEKAKVRQKFATGDIGREELMAAEMASYHGPGTCTFYGTANTNQMLMEFMGLHLPGASFVNPNTPLRDALTGAAVERALGITALGNDFRPAGEILDERAFVNGLVGLMATGGSTNLVLHLPAMARAAGIALDLEDFADISAAVPLMAKVYPNGLADVNHFHAAGGLGYMMGELLDAGLMHEDARTVAGDGLARYRQEPKLRDGVLVWEDGAGASQNEKILRPATNPFQPTGGLRQLAGNLGRGVMKTSAVATERHVIEAPARIFEDQPSVKAAFQAGEFTSDTVVVVRFQGPRANGMPELHNLTPTLAVLQDRGLRVALVTDGRMSGASGKVPAAIHISPEAAQGGPLAKLRDGDIVRVDAVAGTLDVVGVDLDSRTALTPDLSANTYGIGRELFEVFRQSAGDSAHGAGVVI; this is encoded by the coding sequence ATGACCATTGATCCCCGAATTGAGGCCGTGACAGATCGCATCCGTGCCCGTTCGAAAGACAGCCGTCAGCGGTATCTCGACCAGATGACCCGCGCCAGCGAGGCCGGGCCGGTGCGGGCGCACCTGAGCTGCGGCAACCAGGCCCATGCCTATGCCGCGACGGAAGGGGACAAGGATGCGTTGGCCAAAGGCCGCGCGCCGAACCTTGGTATCATCACCGCGTATAACGACATGCTTTCGGCCCACCAGCCGTTCGAAACCTATCCCAACCAGATCAAGGAAGCCGCGCGCCGCGCGGGCGGCACCGCGCAGGTGGCGGGCGGCGTGCCGGCGATGTGCGACGGCGTCACGCAGGGCCAGCCGGGGATGGAGCTGTCGCTGTTTTCCCGCGATGTGATCGCGCTGGCCGCCGGTGTCGCGCTGTCGCACAATTGTTTTGATGCGGCGGTCTGGCTGGGCGTCTGCGACAAGATCGTGCCGGGCATGATCATCGCCGCCGCCACCTTCGGGCATCTTCCGTCGGTTTTCATTCCCGCCGGGCCCATGACAAGCGGCCTGCCGAATGATGAAAAGGCCAAGGTGCGCCAGAAATTCGCCACCGGCGATATCGGACGCGAAGAACTGATGGCGGCGGAAATGGCCAGCTACCACGGGCCGGGCACCTGCACCTTCTATGGTACCGCCAATACCAACCAGATGCTGATGGAATTCATGGGGTTGCACCTGCCAGGCGCGTCCTTCGTCAATCCCAACACCCCGCTGCGTGACGCGCTGACCGGGGCGGCGGTGGAACGCGCGCTGGGGATCACCGCGCTGGGAAATGATTTCCGCCCCGCAGGCGAGATCCTGGATGAGCGCGCCTTCGTCAACGGCCTTGTGGGGCTGATGGCAACCGGCGGGTCCACCAACCTGGTGCTGCACCTGCCTGCGATGGCGCGCGCGGCCGGCATCGCGCTGGACCTGGAGGATTTCGCCGATATCTCGGCGGCCGTGCCGCTGATGGCGAAGGTCTATCCCAACGGGCTGGCCGATGTGAATCATTTCCACGCGGCGGGCGGCCTGGGCTACATGATGGGCGAGTTGCTGGATGCCGGACTGATGCATGAAGACGCACGTACCGTTGCGGGCGACGGGCTGGCGCGCTACCGGCAGGAACCGAAGCTGCGCGATGGCGTGCTTGTCTGGGAAGACGGCGCGGGTGCCAGCCAGAACGAGAAGATCCTGCGCCCCGCCACCAACCCGTTCCAGCCGACCGGCGGGCTGCGGCAACTGGCAGGCAACCTGGGGCGCGGGGTGATGAAGACCTCTGCCGTCGCGACCGAGCGTCATGTGATCGAGGCACCCGCGCGGATCTTCGAGGATCAGCCATCGGTGAAAGCCGCGTTTCAGGCCGGGGAATTCACGTCCGACACTGTAGTCGTCGTGCGCTTTCAGGGCCCACGCGCCAATGGCATGCCCGAACTGCACAACCTGACGCCCACGCTGGCGGTGTTGCAAGACCGCGGCCTGCGGGTCGCGCTGGTTACCGACGGGCGCATGTCGGGCGCCAGCGGCAAGGTGCCTGCGGCGATCCACATCAGCCCCGAGGCGGCCCAGGGCGGCCCGCTGGCAAAGCTGCGGGACGGCGATATCGTGCGCGTCGATGCGGTGGCGGGCACGCTTGATGTAGTGGGCGTCGATCTGGACAGCCGCACCGCCCTGACGCCGGACCTGTCGGCCAATACCTATGGCATCGGGCGCGAGCTGTTCGAGGTCTTCCGCCAAAGCGCAGGCGATTCCGCCCATGGCGCAGGCGTGGTGATCTGA
- the fabZ gene encoding 3-hydroxyacyl-ACP dehydratase FabZ has product MTTPPEPVPASQPGAAPHTSADLSLITRIIPHRYPFLLIDKVRDIVAHKTATGIKNVTFNEPHFQGHFPGAPIMPGVTIIEAMAQTSAVLVGISLDLIDKNPLVYFMAIEKAKFRRKVVPGDVLELYVTVKRGSTRVWKFDGVAKVDGEIAAEAEFTAMIDLGAGK; this is encoded by the coding sequence ATGACGACCCCGCCCGAGCCCGTTCCCGCCAGCCAGCCCGGGGCCGCGCCCCACACCAGCGCCGACCTGTCGTTGATTACCCGGATCATTCCGCACCGTTATCCGTTTTTGCTGATCGACAAGGTGCGCGACATCGTCGCGCATAAAACGGCCACCGGCATCAAGAATGTCACCTTCAACGAGCCGCATTTCCAGGGCCATTTCCCCGGCGCGCCGATCATGCCCGGCGTGACGATCATCGAGGCGATGGCTCAGACTTCGGCGGTGCTGGTCGGCATTTCGCTGGACCTGATCGACAAGAACCCGTTGGTCTATTTCATGGCGATCGAAAAGGCGAAATTCCGTCGCAAGGTGGTGCCCGGCGATGTGCTGGAACTGTATGTGACGGTCAAGCGCGGATCGACACGGGTGTGGAAATTCGACGGCGTGGCGAAGGTCGATGGCGAGATCGCCGCCGAGGCTGAATTCACCGCGATGATCGACCTCGGCGCGGGCAAATGA
- a CDS encoding GH1 family beta-glucosidase produces MTFNRADFPDDFLFGVATSAYQIEGHAQGGAGTTHWDSFAATPGNVVRAEDGARACDHLNRWEGDLDLIRDAGVDVYRFSASWARVMPEGRGAANPEGLDFYDRLVDGMLARGIKPALTLYHWELPSPLADLGGWRNRDMAGWFADYTETLCARIGDRLWSAAPVNEPWCVAWLSHFYGHHAPGMRDIRAAARAMHHVGLAHGRAIQAMRAQGMGNLGAVCNFEYASPVDGTPEAIKAAELYDGIYNRWFLGAMFKGEYPADVLEGLAPHMPQGWQDDMATIKQPVDWLGLNYYTRKVIGPAAAEADVDGSSPAATPWPHHEERPGPLPKTQMGWEIFPQGLTHFLTFARDNYTGDLPLYVTENGMANPDVIGADDTARIDYLNNHVAAAQDAMAQGVPLKGYFIWSLMDNYEWSLGYEKRFGLVHVDFDSLQRTPKASYHALARALARTPA; encoded by the coding sequence CTGACCTTCAACCGCGCCGATTTCCCCGATGACTTCCTGTTCGGGGTCGCGACCTCGGCCTATCAGATCGAGGGCCATGCCCAGGGCGGTGCAGGCACCACGCATTGGGACAGCTTCGCCGCCACGCCCGGCAATGTCGTGCGCGCAGAAGACGGTGCGCGCGCCTGCGACCACCTGAACCGCTGGGAGGGCGATCTGGACCTGATCCGCGATGCGGGGGTGGATGTTTACCGCTTCTCGGCGTCATGGGCGCGGGTGATGCCCGAGGGGCGCGGCGCGGCCAACCCGGAGGGTCTCGATTTTTACGACCGGCTGGTGGACGGGATGCTGGCGCGCGGCATCAAGCCCGCGCTGACGCTCTACCATTGGGAACTGCCCAGCCCGCTGGCGGATCTGGGTGGCTGGCGCAACCGCGACATGGCGGGCTGGTTCGCCGATTATACCGAAACGCTCTGTGCGCGGATCGGCGACCGCCTGTGGTCCGCCGCCCCGGTGAATGAACCGTGGTGCGTCGCCTGGCTGTCGCATTTCTATGGCCACCACGCGCCGGGGATGCGCGACATCCGCGCAGCCGCCCGGGCGATGCACCATGTCGGGCTGGCGCATGGCCGCGCCATTCAGGCGATGCGGGCGCAGGGCATGGGCAACCTTGGCGCGGTGTGCAACTTTGAATATGCCTCGCCGGTGGATGGCACCCCCGAGGCGATCAAGGCCGCAGAGCTATACGACGGCATCTATAACCGCTGGTTCCTGGGCGCGATGTTCAAGGGCGAATATCCCGCCGATGTGCTGGAGGGGCTGGCCCCGCATATGCCTCAGGGCTGGCAGGACGATATGGCGACGATCAAGCAGCCGGTCGACTGGCTGGGCCTGAACTATTACACCCGCAAGGTGATCGGCCCGGCAGCGGCCGAGGCAGATGTGGACGGGTCCAGCCCCGCCGCCACGCCCTGGCCGCACCATGAGGAACGCCCCGGCCCGCTGCCCAAGACCCAGATGGGCTGGGAGATTTTCCCCCAGGGGCTGACGCATTTCCTGACCTTCGCGCGCGACAATTACACCGGCGACCTGCCGCTTTACGTGACTGAAAACGGTATGGCCAATCCCGACGTGATCGGCGCGGATGACACGGCGCGCATCGACTACCTCAACAACCATGTCGCCGCGGCACAGGACGCGATGGCGCAGGGCGTGCCGCTGAAGGGGTATTTCATCTGGTCGCTGATGGACAATTACGAATGGTCGCTGGGGTACGAGAAACGCTTTGGGCTGGTGCATGTGGATTTTGACAGCTTGCAACGCACGCCAAAGGCGTCCTATCACGCCCTTGCCCGCGCCCTGGCGCGGACGCCTGCCTGA
- a CDS encoding RSP_2648 family PIN domain-containing protein: MPGTNAVPPAHGPRIMLDACVLYPTVLRELLLGVAAAGGFTPLWSPRILAEWQHAAGRLGPGGAAVASGEIALMRARWPGAEITPAPGVEDQLDLPDAADKHVLAAAITAPATAIVTLNLRDFPARALDGHGLRAIGPDDFLMDLWLQDAMLVEGPVAATVARTEAVSGRPQPLRALLKRARLPRLGKALAS, encoded by the coding sequence ATGCCCGGCACCAACGCTGTCCCGCCTGCCCATGGCCCGCGCATCATGCTGGATGCTTGCGTCCTCTACCCGACGGTTTTGCGCGAATTGCTGCTGGGCGTGGCTGCGGCGGGGGGATTCACGCCCCTGTGGTCACCGCGCATCCTTGCCGAATGGCAGCACGCCGCCGGGCGGTTGGGGCCGGGCGGGGCGGCGGTGGCTTCGGGCGAAATTGCCCTGATGCGCGCGCGCTGGCCGGGGGCAGAGATCACACCCGCGCCGGGGGTCGAAGACCAACTGGATCTGCCCGATGCGGCTGACAAACACGTCCTGGCAGCCGCGATCACTGCCCCGGCCACGGCGATCGTCACGCTGAATCTGCGCGATTTTCCCGCCCGTGCGCTGGATGGCCACGGCCTGCGCGCGATTGGCCCCGATGATTTCCTGATGGACCTCTGGCTGCAAGATGCCATGCTGGTCGAAGGGCCGGTGGCCGCGACCGTCGCGCGGACCGAGGCGGTATCGGGCCGCCCGCAGCCCTTGCGCGCGCTGCTCAAACGCGCCCGCCTGCCACGCCTGGGCAAGGCGTTGGCTTCCTGA
- a CDS encoding OmpH family outer membrane protein — protein sequence MLPALRPLIAALMLVGVMPASVSAQGFDMGSQDRAIAVLDQERMYTMSLFGQRVRAEVQAAFQVLEQENQVLLAELSAREEELTELRATLNPEEFRTLADAFDTDVEQIRTSQDQKSREISSYQEREEQRFFAAASPLISALAREAGVQVLFDKRSVILSDPASDLTDQVVIRLNDLLGTGVENAEPPALIPDAGVPETGVPDVERPATGTPETTAPGAEAPRPGQ from the coding sequence ATGCTGCCTGCGCTGCGTCCCCTGATTGCGGCGCTGATGCTGGTGGGCGTGATGCCTGCCAGCGTCAGCGCACAGGGTTTCGACATGGGCAGCCAGGACCGCGCAATCGCCGTGCTGGATCAGGAGCGGATGTATACCATGTCGCTCTTCGGGCAGCGCGTTCGCGCCGAGGTTCAGGCGGCCTTTCAGGTGCTGGAGCAGGAAAACCAGGTTCTGCTGGCGGAATTGTCGGCCCGCGAGGAAGAACTGACCGAGCTGCGCGCCACGCTGAACCCTGAAGAGTTTCGCACGCTTGCCGATGCTTTCGATACCGATGTCGAACAGATCCGCACAAGCCAGGACCAGAAATCGCGCGAGATCAGCAGCTATCAGGAACGCGAGGAACAGCGGTTCTTTGCCGCCGCCTCGCCGCTCATCAGCGCGCTGGCACGCGAAGCCGGGGTGCAGGTGCTGTTTGACAAGCGCAGCGTCATCCTGTCCGATCCGGCCTCGGACCTGACCGATCAGGTGGTGATCCGCCTCAACGATCTGCTGGGCACCGGCGTGGAAAATGCCGAGCCGCCCGCCCTGATACCGGATGCGGGGGTTCCCGAAACGGGGGTGCCGGATGTGGAAAGGCCCGCGACGGGAACGCCCGAAACGACTGCCCCCGGAGCCGAAGCGCCGCGCCCCGGCCAGTAA
- a CDS encoding RSP_7527 family protein: MVINMNRYVQNNFDFDTMDIIAVEREARRMRAEAAAQMARSLVAWVSHKFAALRPAHNHHAA; encoded by the coding sequence ATGGTGATCAACATGAACCGCTACGTACAAAACAACTTCGATTTCGACACGATGGACATCATCGCCGTAGAGCGCGAAGCCCGCCGCATGCGCGCCGAAGCTGCAGCACAAATGGCCCGCAGCCTGGTCGCATGGGTGTCGCACAAATTCGCCGCGCTGCGCCCCGCCCACAACCACCACGCCGCCTGA
- the bamA gene encoding outer membrane protein assembly factor BamA codes for MRVFSQSATSREATWADRPRGFAVAVFAMFFMACAGFFTPADAQSYRFNTVTVEGNQLVDAATVAGFARINRGTTVSAAELNAAFQRLTNSGLFETVDLVPSGSTLRIIVSENPIIARINFEGNRRLDDEALNPVVLSQPGRVLSPTQVEADVIAITELYAQRGRFAAEVTPRIIPRGNGRVDLAFEIREGRVVEIERVSFVGNNAFSDYRLRRVLDTKQAGLFRVLVQRDTFVADRISFDQELLRDFYLARGYVDFQVLSATSEIARERDSFFVTFNIREGQQFRFGNITVVNEVEGLDPAPYAEQNRLRTGDVFTPTTLDTTLSRMERVAVSEGRRFVRVEPRITRNERNQTLDIELAIVRGERTIIERIDIQGNTTTQDRVIRRQFRASEGDPLNPREIREAAERIRALGYFADVAVDARNGSSEDTAIVDVEVEETTTGSLGFGLSYGVGTGVGFNVTFSETNFLGRGQRVNFALGTIPGSRQFSFGFVEPATLGRDLEFGINAGYTETSNQNDTFYDTRTLRGNVSLTFPVGEFSRLQTRIGIVGDVVQDVTPGLAAGVDPVADPAQPGAGTRTLRDEAQGRQVTGLIGYTYSLDTRRGGFDPNRGYFFEFAQDFGAGSDSRRYIRTTAKAGYEQRLFNDDLILRAEIEGGALAMLSGESRVTERFTLNGIMRGFEANGLGPYQPTAGGNNDRLGGNYYVVARAEAEFPIGLPEEYGIKGGVFMDVGSLWNIDNPGAGTVDGFGLRAAAGVSLYWETPIGPLRFDFSQPVRKQAFDQTQNFDLNIVTRF; via the coding sequence ATGCGCGTATTCTCCCAATCGGCGACATCGCGCGAAGCAACGTGGGCGGATCGTCCGCGCGGCTTCGCTGTGGCGGTGTTTGCAATGTTTTTCATGGCTTGTGCCGGGTTCTTCACACCAGCGGATGCGCAGTCTTACCGGTTCAACACCGTCACCGTCGAAGGCAACCAACTGGTTGACGCCGCCACCGTCGCAGGATTCGCAAGAATCAACCGGGGCACCACGGTGTCCGCCGCCGAATTGAACGCCGCCTTCCAGCGCCTGACCAATTCGGGCCTGTTCGAGACCGTTGACCTGGTGCCCAGCGGCAGCACGCTGCGCATCATCGTGAGCGAAAACCCGATCATCGCGCGCATCAACTTCGAAGGCAACCGCCGCCTGGACGATGAAGCGCTGAACCCCGTGGTGCTGTCGCAGCCGGGTCGCGTGCTGTCGCCAACGCAGGTCGAGGCCGATGTTATCGCGATAACAGAGCTTTACGCCCAGCGTGGGCGCTTTGCCGCCGAGGTCACGCCGCGCATCATTCCGCGGGGCAATGGCCGGGTCGATCTGGCCTTTGAAATCCGCGAAGGCCGCGTCGTCGAGATCGAGCGCGTGTCCTTTGTCGGCAACAATGCATTTTCGGACTACCGTTTGCGCCGGGTGCTAGACACCAAACAGGCGGGCCTGTTCCGCGTTTTGGTGCAGCGCGATACCTTCGTGGCTGACCGCATCTCGTTCGACCAGGAACTGCTGCGCGACTTCTATCTGGCGCGCGGCTATGTCGACTTTCAGGTGCTGTCTGCCACATCCGAGATCGCGCGCGAACGCGACTCGTTCTTCGTGACCTTCAACATCCGCGAGGGGCAGCAGTTCCGCTTTGGCAACATCACCGTGGTGAATGAGGTCGAAGGACTGGACCCCGCGCCCTATGCGGAACAGAACCGGCTGCGCACGGGCGATGTGTTCACGCCCACCACGCTGGACACGACCCTGTCGCGGATGGAGCGTGTTGCAGTGTCCGAGGGCCGCCGCTTCGTGCGGGTAGAGCCGCGCATCACCCGCAACGAGCGCAACCAGACGCTGGATATCGAACTGGCGATCGTGCGCGGCGAGCGTACCATCATCGAACGCATCGACATTCAGGGCAACACGACCACGCAAGACCGGGTGATCCGTCGCCAGTTCCGCGCTTCGGAAGGGGACCCGCTGAACCCGCGCGAAATCCGCGAGGCGGCCGAGCGTATCCGCGCCCTGGGCTATTTTGCGGATGTGGCGGTCGATGCCCGTAACGGTAGCAGCGAAGACACCGCCATTGTAGATGTGGAAGTCGAAGAGACCACCACAGGCTCGCTCGGCTTCGGCCTCAGCTACGGCGTCGGCACCGGCGTCGGGTTCAACGTGACCTTCTCGGAAACCAACTTCCTGGGTCGCGGGCAGCGGGTCAACTTCGCGCTTGGCACGATTCCGGGGTCGCGGCAGTTCAGCTTTGGCTTTGTAGAGCCTGCCACGCTGGGCCGCGATCTGGAGTTTGGCATCAACGCGGGCTATACCGAGACCAGTAACCAGAACGACACATTCTATGACACGCGCACCTTGCGCGGAAATGTCTCACTGACCTTCCCGGTCGGCGAATTCAGCCGCCTGCAAACCCGCATCGGCATCGTCGGCGACGTGGTGCAGGATGTCACGCCCGGTCTGGCTGCTGGTGTCGATCCGGTTGCCGATCCCGCGCAGCCCGGCGCCGGCACCCGCACCCTGCGCGACGAAGCGCAGGGCCGTCAGGTCACCGGGTTGATCGGTTACACCTATTCGCTGGACACCCGGCGCGGCGGCTTTGATCCGAACCGGGGTTACTTCTTTGAATTCGCGCAGGATTTCGGGGCGGGCAGCGACAGCCGCCGTTACATCCGCACCACCGCGAAAGCAGGGTATGAGCAGCGTTTGTTCAACGACGACCTGATCTTGCGCGCCGAGATCGAAGGCGGCGCGCTGGCGATGCTGAGCGGCGAGTCGCGCGTGACCGAACGCTTCACGCTGAACGGCATCATGCGCGGGTTCGAGGCCAACGGCCTTGGCCCCTATCAACCGACGGCGGGCGGAAACAATGACCGGCTGGGCGGCAATTACTATGTGGTCGCGCGCGCCGAGGCGGAATTCCCCATCGGCCTGCCCGAGGAATACGGTATCAAGGGCGGCGTGTTCATGGATGTCGGCTCGCTCTGGAACATCGACAACCCGGGTGCCGGAACGGTTGATGGCTTCGGCCTGCGGGCGGCTGCGGGTGTGTCGCTCTACTGGGAAACCCCCATCGGGCCACTGCGCTTCGACTTCTCGCAGCCGGTGCGCAAGCAGGCCTTCGACCAGACGCAGAACTTCGATCTGAACATCGTCACAAGGTTCTGA
- a CDS encoding M48 family metallopeptidase → MLKLTPILLAIAYAFVMYRFSAWRTGRALDSQSTPLADTQLKGLTDRMARALDLDRIKVHIYEVAPVNGLAAPDGRIFITRGFYNKYRAGEVSAEELASVIAHELGHVALGHSRRRMIDFSGQNAIRVALSVVLNRFLPGLGVLIANGLTTLLAAGLSRADEYEADAYASALLTKAGIGTAPQKSLFGKLEKLTGSGGGPPVWMASHPKTPDRIKAIEALEAKWRGIPKA, encoded by the coding sequence ATGTTGAAACTTACCCCGATTCTTCTGGCGATTGCCTATGCTTTTGTGATGTATCGCTTTTCCGCGTGGCGGACCGGGCGCGCGTTGGATTCGCAATCCACGCCCCTGGCCGATACGCAGTTGAAGGGGCTTACCGACCGCATGGCCCGCGCCCTCGATCTGGACCGCATCAAGGTGCATATCTATGAGGTCGCCCCCGTGAACGGGCTGGCCGCGCCGGATGGGCGCATCTTCATCACCCGGGGATTTTACAACAAGTACCGGGCGGGTGAGGTCAGCGCAGAAGAGCTTGCCAGTGTTATTGCCCATGAACTGGGGCATGTGGCCCTGGGCCATTCGCGCCGCCGGATGATCGACTTTTCGGGGCAGAACGCCATCCGGGTGGCGCTTTCGGTCGTGCTGAACCGCTTTTTGCCGGGTCTCGGCGTGCTGATCGCCAACGGGCTGACGACGCTGCTGGCGGCGGGCCTGAGCCGCGCGGATGAATACGAGGCCGATGCCTATGCCAGCGCCTTGCTGACCAAGGCCGGGATCGGTACCGCGCCGCAAAAATCGTTGTTCGGCAAGCTGGAAAAGCTGACCGGCAGCGGCGGCGGCCCGCCGGTCTGGATGGCCAGCCACCCCAAGACCCCCGACCGCATCAAGGCCATTGAGGCGCTGGAAGCCAAGTGGCGTGGTATCCCCAAGGCGTGA